From a single Cotesia glomerata isolate CgM1 unplaced genomic scaffold, MPM_Cglom_v2.3 scaffold_31, whole genome shotgun sequence genomic region:
- the LOC123274369 gene encoding L-asparaginase, whose protein sequence is MNGTKIVLNKSEKMNQKSLNGHLNHINGEQKPEGKVLVIYTGGTIGMIRNAQGVLSPLPNAFIETVKSYSHMHDRTYAEEFLGCSDSLVLPLKGTDSRRVIYNIVEYSPLLDSSNMTMDDWIKIAIDIKESYENYDGFVVLHGTDTLSYTASALSFMLEALGKIVVITGSQLPIFDTRSDGLHNFLTSLVIAGTYSIPEVCVFFGSHLMRGNRTSKAAAASFEAFTSPNCTPLAVAGIKIEINYQSIFRPCALEKFNVHKTLNRNVGLLRIFPSITTDLVRAFVQPPIEGVVLQTYGAGNIPGNREDILNVLRDATKRGVIIINITQCHKDGVTDLYEAGKVLLDAGVTLGYDMTPEAALTKLAYVLSKTEWDIVTKRRMMETNLRGEITTHHSVRIQDRKVIMRMLGLNSEAELDKLGPIIFPALMIDAVISQDIEKIASLKDNGVDVSQTNGDSRTVLHIACCEGDIKLVRALLEMGANVHIKDRFDRTSLTEAVENDHHEIIKLLRQCGAHLHESPLLIGQKLCNAAAFGCLKRLQSYNIAGADLSQPDVSGRTALHNAAIHNKPSIVRFLMEHGSDPESTDMLGHTPFVLARIVSAKNVLKILAITSFTNNSNNITT, encoded by the exons ATGAATGGAACAAAAATAGTATTgaataaaagtgaaaaaatgaaTCAAAAGTCCCTTAATGGACACTTAAATCATATCAATGGTGAACAAAAACCTGAAGGAAAAGTGTTAGTTATCTACACAGGTGGTACTATTGGAATGATAAGAAACGCACAAGgag ttctttcACCATTACCCAATGCGTTTATTGAAACAGTCAAAAGTTATTCTCATATGCATGACCGTACTTATGCAGAAGAATTTCTAGGGTGTTCAGACTCTCTAGTACTGCC aTTGAAAGGTACAGATAGTCGACGAGTGATTTACAATATTGTGGAATATTCTCCTCTTTTAGACTCTAGTAATATGACGATGGATGATTGGATAAAAATAGCAATTgacataaaa GAATCATATGAAAATTACGATGGATTCGTCGTGCTACACGGCACAGATACTCTGAGTTACACTGCGTCAGCACTTTCATTCATGCTCGAGGCGCTCGGAAAAATAGTCGTGATAACTGGCTCCCAGCTACCAATTTTTGACACGCGCAGTGATGGccttcacaattttttgactTCTCTCGTAATTGCTGGTACTTACAGCATACCAGAGGTTTGTGTATTTTTCGGCTCGCATCTTATGCGAGGTAATCGCACCAGTAAAGCTGCTGCTGCATCATTCGAAGCGTTTACATCTCCAAACTGTACGCCCCTCGCTGTCGCTGGTATTAAGATcgaaa TCAATTATCAGTCAATCTTTCGACCTTGCGCcttggaaaaatttaatgtgCACAAGACATTAAACCGTAACGTCGGGTTACTAAGAATTTTTCCGAGTATTACAACTGACTTAGTAAGGGCATTCGTTCAGCCACCTATCGAAGGAGTTGTTCTTCAGACTTACGGGGCTGGAAATATTCCAGGAAATCGCGAAGATATACTTAATGTGTTACGAGATGCTACAAAACGcggtgttattattattaacatcaCTCAGTGTCACAAAGACGGGGTTACAGATCTCTATGAAGCTGGAAAAGTATTACTCGACGCCG gTGTAACTTTGGGCTATGATATGACACCAGAAGCAGCTTTAACGAAGCTAGCATACGTATTATCAAAAACAGAATGGGATATTGTCACCAAAAGACGCATGATGGAAACAAATTTACGTGGTGAAATCACAACTCATCACAGTGTCAGGATACAAGATCGCAAAGTAATTATGCGTATGCTTGGTTTAAATTCGGAGGCTGAGCTTGATAAACTCGGACCGATAATATTTCCTGCGTTGATGATTGATGCTGTAATTAGTCAAGACATAGAAAAAATCGCATCATTAAAAGACAAT GGTGTCGATGTATCTCAAACAAACGGAGACTCTCGGACAGTTTTACACATCGCTTGTTGTGAAGGTGACATCAAATTAGTTCGAGCTCTATTAGAAATGGGTGCTAACGTTCATATAAAAGATAGATTTGATCGCACTTCACTTACTGAAGCTGTAGAAAATGACCATcatgaa ataattaaattacttcgCCAATGTGGAGCACATCTTCATGAGAGTCCTCTATTAATAGGACAAAAATTATGCAATGCAGCTGCTTTTGGCTGCCTTAAACGTCTCCAATCATACAATATAGCTGGTGCAGATTTATCGCAACCAGATGTTTCCGGTCGTACGGCCCTTCATAATGCAGCGATTCATAATAAACCCTCGATCGTACGCTTTCTAATGGAGCACGGAAGCGATCCTGAGTCTACAGATATGTTAGGTCATACACCATTTGTGCTAGCAAGGATTGTTAGTGCAAAAAATGTACTTAAAATTCTTGCAATTACCagttttacaaataattctaataataTTACGACGTAG